In Lagenorhynchus albirostris chromosome 1, mLagAlb1.1, whole genome shotgun sequence, the sequence GCCCGCGCCTCGTGCCCGCAGCAAACTCCAGCAGGGCCGGCGAGGGTGCACCCGGCTGCTACTCCCCAGCAAGGCCGCACCGGGCCCCGCATCACGGCCCTCTCCGGCCTCGCAtcagggtcaggggtcagggctggggcaggcagATGGCAGTGTTACTCAGCTCCATCCTCAGCCGTGTTTGGTTGTAACTCATGGCTTTTCCTGGCTGCTCGGAGGTCCCTGGGGTAGGTGGCCTGGCGGAGAGGCCGGAGAAGTGCCCAAGGCTGCCTGGCTGGGCGTCTCTCCGGCCTGGGTGCCTCTGTCCTGCCTCGTTTGCGCTGGGCCCCAGCAGGACAGCCCCACCCTCAAGTCTACTTTGGTCTCAGCGCTTGGTCCTTCTGGGTTTCGTCAGCCTGCTCTTCCCCTTATGCGGCTGATCTGAGTTTCACAAAAAAGCCCCACTAATTACTGGCTGTGCTGAGCCTTGCTGTAAAGTTTTTCATGCACCAAGGAAGGGCCCTCTGGtggcctcctcctcctcgtcctcctcttcctcctcttcctcctcctcccaagCCCACGGTCACTTCTTCTCTAGCTGCTCAAGCAGCGGGTTGCCTTCCGACTCAGGCGTCTTGACGCTGTCCGTCCGAACGATACAGGTGGGGCGATGCCGGTTCAGCATCAGAATGAGCTGCTGTCGCTCCTGCTTTAGCTCCTCAATCTGGGTCTTTAGCTCTGCGTTCATGAGTTCCAGCCGCTCGGATTCCTGCATGCAAAACAGACACATGGCTTTAGGCTCTCACTGGGAACCAGCTCCGGGAAGAGACTCTCCCTCTGGGTAGGCACAGGGCACAGCAGGCTGGCGTTTGCCTGTTTTCTGTCTGCCAGGTTCCCACTAGAGGAAGCACAGAATCTGCTATCGAGTCCCCCGGGGTAACTGACTTTCTTTAGGCCGTGCCTGTCACACCTGTGACACTGGCCTGTGTTGCTAGTGGGATGAACCCAGGTTATATCCTGGGGCCAGCCTGGCTCATGTCCCACCTCTCTTCCCCACTCAATCCACTCCAGCCACAGTGGCTTCCTTGCTGTTGCTCAAATACGCCAAATactctcctgcctcagggcctttgcacaagaAACAAAGGGTGGGACAGGAATGGAGGCCAAGCGTATCCAGAACAGATGCATGGAGGGTCCACGGAGGGGTTAAAGGTGGCCCACGATGGCAGTGCAATGGCAAGGTGCTTTACGTATGATAAATGTATGTTGGGGATATATTGGCCTGTAGGGTCCACAGGCCCAGTGTGGTCACGTAATTCCTCCTAAAACATGTGCTTCCTGGTTATTAGTCTATAATGATTTAAACAGCCTCTTCCTTATCCCCTGATATCTAGAACCTCTGCCCACTGGGAGGCAATCAATAGTCATCCTTCTGGATCCAAAATGTGGCTTTAAATAGCCCTCAAGTGAGATTTCCAGAGAACTTCCAGCTCAGCTGGAGAGGCTCCAGGGCAAGGAAGCAACGTTGATTTGATTTAGGGGGGTTTACCTGTGCATGATGACAGGTGATGGGCGTACCAATTCAAGGCTCTGGGGGTCAACCCAGGAAAACACAGAGGCACCGGAATGGTATTTCTTGGACTCTGTCTAAAAACTTATGACCAGTTTGGAGGTTGGAAGTTACTCAAGGGCCAGCAAAGGGtgaccagtgattctcaactagAAGCAATTCTTGCCTCCCAGGAGACATTtgacaatatctggagacatttttgttgtcacaactggggagggTGGGTGCCCTTGGAATCCAGTGGGTAGGGATCAGGGATGATCCTAGATATCCTTCAATGCACAGGACCCCACAACAAGAACTATCAATCCAAAACGTCCACAGTGCCAAGGCCGGGCAACCTGCATCAGACCGAGTGTGGGCTGTGGTTGCGATGGGCTGAACGGCCCCGCCTGGGGGCCCAGCAGCGCAGCCTCCCTCGGGGCTCTCCAGGGCCCCAGGGCTGCTGTCTTCCCCACACCAGCCAGGCTGACTGAGTTGTTCCTTTTGCTCATGTCTGCGGAGGCAGCCCAGTGCTGGGGACTCAGAACTGCTGAGATATACAGTCCTCATGACCAGACGCTGAGGGAGAACAGcctcaaagaaggaaaaagtgctcaggggaaaatattaaaagccagCTAGGGTGGTTTTGGATTCAGCCGGATAAAGCGCGACAGGGAGGCCGGCCTGGTCCAGGGTTCTCCAAATTCCGAGAGAAGAGCATCGCTGCGGGCCAGGAGAGACCTCACATGAAACCATAAGTCTGGGGCAGGTAGGTGCCCATCTTAGCTGCCTGCTCACTGGGTCTACAACCTGGTGACCTTGGGAATGTCTCTGACCGTGCGGTTCCCCCCAGTCAGGGTTTTAGCTCCAACTTCTAAGCCTCTGAGCCTCTTGCCTCCAGGAGTTTCGGTTCAATCCACCCACCCACAAGCGTGTGCCGAGAACCTGCTGTGTGCAGTGAATGCTCTAGGGGGTCCAGAGGCCCATGAGCCCCTACACAGGTCTTGCACAGCTTCCCCTCTAAGGGGAAGAAGGATTTCTAGAGCAGGGCAGAGCTTATCATGTGTCCATCAGCCATCCAGGGTTAGAAGACCATGAGAGAGTGGGCTAAATGGCCGGGTCTGACCTTGGGTTTGAAAAATGGGTTGACTCTGCTTGAGCAGAGAAAGTCGGTAGGAGTGGGGGGCATTTCAAGAAGCCAGCCCTGAGTGAACAAGGACGCAGACAGGGGAAAGCTTAAGATGTGTTTAGGAGATAAAAATCCTCCATTGTGACCATAGGTCACTTTAGGATATAGTAGGGTACAAAGCTGGGAAGGTGGATTTATAGCCAGAACCAGAAAAGCTGGTGGGGTTTGGAATCAGAGTCAAGAGTAAGTTTcctaacttccctgagcctcagttatcTCATCGGTAAAAAGATGATGATCCTGGGGATTAAATGACTGCACATGggaaaagcattttgtaaactgAAGGGTTAGGGAGGCTTAAGGAATTTTTACTTTAAGCCATGAGCAAGGGAATATGAagacaagaaggaggagaagcagaggaggaGGCCGTTTCCAAGAAAACTTGGCAGGTCTTGGAGACTGCCTGCATTTGCAGAATGGGCAGCTGGGAGGTGAGCTGCCCttgagcctggggtggggggtatcCAAGGAAGCAGGGAGGTGGGAGTTGTTCTGGAGAGCAGTGGGGAGGGCAAGGAACGAGTTGGGTTGCACAGTGAATGGAAGTTACAATGGACATGCAAGGGGCAGGGTCCAGCAGCCCTGCATATACATCCTCGTCCTTGAAAAGACCGCACGTCAAACCCACCTTACACGTGAACACCTGTATCGCACAAAAAGACCCAGTGGGTATGTGGCGACTTGCTTCCCTGTGCGTGTATCATAGGAATGGCATGATGTTTTGCTGGTTTGAAAATGTATGGGTACCTCATAGACTATCCTGACCCCTGACAGTCTGGCTATCAGACTGTAACtaactgctttttcattttattttcttcttcattagtTGGtgctatgtatttatttaatgtgtAAGTATAAGTTGAGctcagaggaatttttttttttaaaccatgattGTAGAAGTGGTTTGTAGTTTTAGAACAGCAATTGCCTGATCTGTTTTCCTAATAAACTCAGGAACGTGGGCTAGGATCTTCGCACCTTAAGTATGAAATGAATAACCCTTCTTGCATTTTTGTTTATCGTTTTGCCTCTGGTAGATATTTACTGCCCTAGAGAAAATGAAACCATTTGTCGTTTCAGAATGGAATTAATGCAAGTGAAGGAGGTTAATGTCTCCTCCACGGTGGTCAGTGAAAGGAGCAGAAAAAACACAgggtgatggggcttccctggtggcgcagtggttaagaatccacctgccaatgcaggggacacgggtttgatccctggtctgggaagatcccacatgccacggagcaactaagcccgtgcgccacaactgctgagtctgtgctctagagcctgtgagccacgactactgagcccacgtgccacaactactgaagcccacgcgcctagagcccgtgctccacaacaagagaagccaccgcaatgagaagcccgtgcacagcaacgaagagtagccaccactcgccgcaactagagaaagtctgcgtgcagcaacgaggacccaaagCAGccgaaaatgaaaattaattaattaattaattttaaaaaaacccacagggTGAGGGGCTGGGCATCCTTCTGTGTGCCCTTGGACTAGTCACTTCCCTTCTCCGGACCTCATTTTCCcccttaaaatataataattggcCCAGGGAACTTTAAGCATTAAGATTCTCTgactctattattttaaaaagttaccctAATGCACTTAAAATAGGGCTCCACTTCCCAActctttctgttaaaaaaaaagaaaagaaaaagcctggTGCAGACTTCTGAGCACAAAAGCCCTGTCTGAGTTAAAATCTTGACTCTGCCACTGGCCAGCTACACTGCTGTGAACAAGATTCCTAAGTCCTGGAGCCTGGGCACCTGAATAGAGTGCTGGGCCACAGAGGAAGCTCTGGGCTCCGGTCCTGACTCGGCCACTGTGTGACGCTGAGCAACTCTCATCCCTCCGAACCTCAGATGCCAGTCAGTGGAATAGGGCGCCTTGCCTCCTCCAGAGTCACCGTGACCATCAGGGAGAGAGTGGCTATGAAGAGCAAGGAACGCTGTGAGGGTGTGAGACTGTGTCACTGATGCCCACACCCAGGGAGCTGTGTCGGGCACAGCGGGGTTACAGAGGCCGGCTGTACAGCTGTGGGGAGCCAAGGGGCCGCTGCTCCCGAATGCAGGCAGCGGAGGTGGCCTGGGGCCTGCAGGGCGTGGATCTGACCCCCACAAAGGCCTGCCTCCTTCAGGGATGTGGCTGGTCCTGGCAGGTGAACTCTGAGAGGCTACAGGAATCTCCCAGGGTGGCTCTGAGTGTCCAGGGGCCAAGGATGGGAGGGTAACTTTTTACATTATACGTCTATGTGTGTAtgcgtatgtatgtgtgtgtgtgtgtgtgtgtgtgtgtgtgtgtgtgtgtgtgtgcgcgcgcgcgcacatacacatacatataccttGGTACCTCCAAGCCTTGTAAATATGTGacgtgttaaaaataaattacagaaacgCAAACCAaatctacagtgaggtatcacctcgcaccagtcagaacggccatcatcaaaaaagctacaaacagggcttccctggtggcacagtggttgagagtccgcctgctgatgcaggggacacggattcgtgccccggtccgggaagatcccacatgccgcggagcggctgggcccatgagccagggccgctgagtctgcgcgtccagaacctgtgctccgcaacggaagaggccacaacagtgagaggcccgcgtaccacaaaggaaaaaaaaaagctacaaacaataaatgctggagagggtgtggagaaaagggaaccctcctgcactgttggtgggaatgtaaattgatacagccactatggagaacagtatggaggttccttaaaaaactaaaaatagaactaccatacgacccagcactcgcactactgggcatataccctgagaaaaccgtaattcaaaaggagtcatgtaccactatgttcattgcagctctgtttacaatagccaggacatggaagcaacctaagagtctatcaacagatgaatggataaagaagatgtggcacatatatacaatggaatattactcagccataaaaaagaaacgaaactgagttatttgtagtgaggtggatggacctagagtctgtcatacagagtgaagtaagtcagaaagagaaaaacaaataccgtatgctaacacatgtatatggaatctaagaaaaaaaaaaaaaggtcatgaagaacctaggggtaagatgggaataaagacacagacctactagagaatggacttgaggatatggggagggggaagggtaagctgtgacgaagtgagagagtggcatggacatatatacactaccaaatgtaaaacagatagctagtgggaagcagccgcacagcacagggagatcagctccatgctttgtgtccacctagaggggtgggatagggagggtgggagggagaggcaagagggaggggatatggggatatatgtatacgtatagctgattcactttgttgtacagcagaaactaatacaacattggaaagcagttatactccaataaagatgttaaataaataaataaataaactaattactTAATTACAAGAGAATCCCCCATGTCTTCGGGTCCTGACTGTGCACACAGCCATCTGCCTTCACGCCCTAAACCTCACACCCGGCCTCTGCTTCCAaggccagaggggaggaggaggtgggcgtGGGGCTGAGGGGGGCTGGACTTGAGCCCTGACAGACTTCCCGAGACCTCCGTCCTCGAGGCCTGCACTTCTCTTGGTCCACCGCTGCCTGCTCCTCTCGCCAGGATAGCACCACCGCCACACAACCGGTCTTCCCGCTCTACTCTCAGctccccgccccgcgccccgcgctGCAGCCACAGCGACAGGGCGTATCTCTCTCCTCCCGAAACCCTCCCATGGCTCTCCATGACCAACACGCTTCATCAGCCTACAGGGACACGTGAGAGAGTGAAAGAATGTACCATTAGTAATCAGGCCCGGCCGGCAGGCACCAACCGGGACCGCCCCAGACAGCCCAGCACAGGGATTGCCCGACAGGTGAAGGCTCTGGGGCCCTATTCTCTCCATGGGCTGTACACTCCAGCTACACTGGTATTTTTTTCACTCCCTTCACCGCATCCTTAAACAACACCTCTTGCCTCTGGCCTTTGCTTTGGCTTTGGTGGTGACTGACCCCTCCAGCCCTGTCCTTCCACGCGTTGCCTCCCGCTCCTGTCTTATGTCTCAATCAGCAGTCTTTCTGCAGCCTAGACTCAGACAGGGCCCCTCCGTCTGTGCTCACAGCCCGCCACGCTTGCCCAACCTAACGCTCAGCACATATCCCATCCCTGTTGCCTGCCTGCCACCCCACTGCAGCCATGGCCTGAGGGCCCACTGTGTGGCGGGCACTCACTCAGCACTAAGGATGGACAGATGGGTCAGCGAACAGCTGGGTGAGTCCCGGCTCCACCGCACACTGgcagtgtgacctcaggcaagtaaCCTGACTCTCTGCGCTACGGGTCCGTGTCTAAAATGGGGATCATCAATGTCTAGCTCAGTGGAATGTTGTAAGATTAAACGAGATACGggaaatgcctggcacacagtaggtgctcagccgGTGTTACTGGAATGTGTGGAGCAGCTCGTCCCGCTCACTTGGCGCTGACCATTCGCTGCACTAGTGTGTTACTGGTGTGCGTTCACTTGGCCCTTCTTGCCTGCTGGCTGGCTGACAGGCCCTTGAAGGCGGGGATGGGATGTGAGATTCTCTGTTCCCTGCTATGCCTCGCCCAACTCCACAGGCACTCAGGGCTGGAAATGAGGGGTGTGACACTCCATCTATCTTAAAGGCCTATGTGAGACCCATGTCTTAGAATTTTCTTGAAAACTTCCCGCCTGGTGTTGGTCCACCATCTCTTCCAAGGGGCTCCCAGCTCCAGGAGTCTAACTCCACCTCCACTGACCTTTCCCCTGCCCTAGATGCTCACAGCCGGAGGTGTACACACTGCCCCACGGTGTTGACACCCATGATCTCAGATTTGCTCTCTGCTTGTTGCAAGCATGAGAAGAGACCCACAGATCCCCAGTATCAGAGAAAACCCAGTCCAGCCCGGCCTTGTCTCTCCAGATCCCACAGGAGGGACCACGACTGGTCCTTCCTGTGTGTCCCCAGCGCACctagcacagggctgggcacTCAGTACATGCTTAAAACTACTTGTCCACAAATCAACGAACGagcaaaagaatgaatgaacaaaggaatgaacaaacccacgaatgaatgaatgagagccaGCAGGGCAGAGTGCTGAGGACGGATGCTCTGAAGTTAGCCTCAGGCCGAATCTCAGTTCTACTGCTTAGTTGCTGAGggacctgggcaagttacttaactcccCGTGCCTTCCTTAGTGTCCCCGTGTGCAGACAGAGAATAATGCAGCCCCCTACCTCATACAGttattatgccaataaaatgagcTAATATGCACACTGCGCTTTGCACAGGGCCCCACTTCACACGTTAGCAACTAGTGTTAGCGGTTGCACGCTGTAGAAGGGAGCCTGACCTGTGATGTTATTATTCTATGGTGTTACTACTGTTATTTAGAAATCAACaagggattgggggtggggaggctggagACCACCGGCCTGGACTAATTAGCTTTCTGGTCATGTCCCTTCACAGCCATCTACCGTTTTTGAGGAGCAGGGAAGGCCCATTTGGCACATTCCAAATGAAAGGGCAGGGATGTGCTCCGAGGGCCATGAGGCAAGGCGGCCCTCCACTGGCCTTGGCACGCAGAGCTGACCTCTGGTCCCAGAGGCAACAGCCGAGAGCTCGGGGGTCAGCTTCGGTGGGGCTGAGGCCAGGCAGATGGGAGGCAGAGCCAGAAGAGCCTCCTGCACGTGAGGGAGGAACTTTTCTCTGCCCCATCGCTACGCCCACTGCCCACGTGCAGGGAGCTCTCACTGACTTCATCTGCACCCGCGCCAGACAACTCTGGCAGCCCTCAGCGCACCGGCATGGGTAGTGCCAGTCCTGGGCCCTCTGGGCCCATTAGCATCGCGGGTCTGACCTCAGTTAGAGGCGGGGAACTTGGCTCCTCCCACCTTCTATGGCGGTCCAGGGATCTGGGTGGGCAGAACGGCTGCTGGCTGCCCCTGGGCGTCTTGGCTCAGGGAGGGGGCATCGGAGAGAAGGCAGGGAAGGCAGAGGGGTCGAGGCCGGTTGGGCAGATGCCAGCGAGTACACATTGATTCTGCAGGCAGTCGATGGCATCTCCTGGTCTATAAGCACACTAGCCACTAAAGGACAAGGCCGGGGTCCCCCCTGGCCACTGCCCTGCTCACCCGCTGCAGAAATTCCGTCCGTTCCTTCTTCTTGTTCCGGCATCGGGCGGCCGCGACTTTGTTCTTCTCCCGACGCCTTTTCCTTCGCTCTTCTTCCTCGTCTAGCTGTGAGGGCAAAGAGCCACGGATGAGACATTGAGGCAAGCCTGGCGTACAGCTTCCCTCCTTACGCTCAGACCGGCAGATGGACAACTTAACCCACACCTCGCCGTGAGTGAGCCGCACTGCCAGCCCGCTGGCCTCTTGGCGGGTGGGATGGCAGCGTTTCTCAGCCGGCCCGAGGATGCTCTCGGAGTAGGTGGGCATCCCTGGGAGAAGTCAgtgccccaggagggcagggccacCTGggttctgccagcgttcaggaGGCCCAGAGCCTGGCGCTCTCCTCACACAGAGGTGACACCCCATGGGCGGTGGCAGTCTGTTCTCTTGCCTGGCCCAAGCCCTCTGGGCATTATTTTCCAGGTCAGTGGCTCCGTGGCACTTTCAAAACACCTTGGGCACGAGTGTTGATTTCACCTTCTGCCCCACTGTCACCTCCCTGAGGGAGGTATTCTGTCCTCCCTCTCGGTCCTTCCAAACCCTCAGATCTATCTCCTGGTGATGAAAactctccccagccccctcacCTGGGTTcatccttctctctgcctctgcatGGTCTTCCCCCAGGACACCCACTTGCATCCCAGGATCCCATGGGCTCCTTAAAGTGCCCTGCTTGGGACACAGACAGAGGGGCCTTTGGAGTCTCCAGGCTTGCTTCTCCCCGAGACACACTAGGAAATTTACCACGCATGAAACAGGGCCCGTAGAATGGGAAGGAGAAGGCTCGCTGCCCACCAACACGGCCTTTCAAAGCTGCAGTTATTGTtgtttcattaataataataacaagagcTGCCATTTGTTGCCTACTTTGCTAAGGGCTTTAAACACAGGTCGTGTAAACCTTACAGAGTCTGATGAGGAAGGGACTATGACTGCCCCATCTCACAGATGGTGAGACTGAGGCCCACCAGCTCAGTTTGCCCAAGGCGCTACAGCGAGGAAACGGTAGAGTCGGGCTTCCAACTCAAGATTTCTCTGACTTCAGCCTTCCTGCTCTTGACCACAGCCCCAGCCCATTAGGCTCACTTTGACGTGATGTCTCTCACTGTCCATTACCCACCAGGAGAATCTGGAGGATACACAGGACCAGCCGGTCTGGGAACGGCCTAGAGTCCGAGGCCGCTGGAGA encodes:
- the JDP2 gene encoding jun dimerization protein 2 isoform X2, which translates into the protein MMPGQIPDPSMTAGSLPGLGPLTGLPSSALTAEELKYADIRNIGAMIAPLHFLEVKLGKRPQPVKSELDEEEERRKRRREKNKVAAARCRNKKKERTEFLQRESERLELMNAELKTQIEELKQERQQLILMLNRHRPTCIVRTDSVKTPESEGNPLLEQLEKK